The DNA sequence aattttatcaaataaagaCATCCCTGCCGGCCTCAATCCCAAACCCTAGCCGACGCCATAAATAAACTCATGCTCCTTGTTAACGTCGGTTATGGAACTAGTACCAATTAACAAATACAGAAAATCGAAAAGGGTTGCGTTAATCCCTACTTACTACATCCTAGCCCAACGATAATATTCAGAGAACAATAATCAGAGAATGGGTTTAGGGATGAAGCAatttaccttcttccattgttgaagCATGAGCTTCGTCCATTGTTGCAGAACACCCTTCGTCCATCCAAGCCCGGTACtctcccaaaaaaaattctgtTAACGATAATTACAAAATGCAACTTTCAcacgattttttttaaatcagaaTTTTGTTCAATGGAGAATGATGAGAGATTAAtcatgaaagagaagaaagaaattgTAATGTGTTGAATAAAACCGCTAGAATATTTTGTGAAGGAGAGAATCATGGACTTACCATAACTGACGTTAATGTAATTCCCTTAAACgcccttttatatttttttaatgaataaaattgattagaTCAGGCCCTAATTTCGGCCCTTAGATCTTAATATTGGATGGTGgagattaaaaaggaaaaagcacaaaagatgggaaaagtatatgaatacatccctatatatatattatatatatctatctatctatatatatatatatatatatatatatatatatagggtgcTGATCTATGAAaactagatttaaatacagaaacgcagaacaaAGTCATACGTAGAACaattttaggtcatagttagtctatttttagggtcatgctaacaaagcatgacctaaaaatatctttaacATGACATTAAAcacaaatcttataatatgacctaaaactgcttaactatgaccttccgtgtttgtggttaattattgaccattagatcatctaatcctaagGCCaggatttgggctgcatttcttgatttaagGATATACtagttttgatcatctccctatatatatatttgtagtgAGATAATTAAACCTATCAAATCGagttaatcaaataattagttgttcaaacaaaataaaatagtctgCTACCAAATTATGgtttactaataatactattgttAAAATTAGGATTTAGCACTTAATTGTTATGGGATACAACTGATTTTATATAGAGAATCTAATTATCTTAGGTGATCATGTtgagtaaaatatagtatattatagtattaagtatatttttacaaaaagaaaatttgcagCATTGAGAATTGTAAAGTAGCATAAAAATAGTATAGGTGTTTCATGTTCCAATAAATCACGTTTAAAAgtgcaataaataaagataaatgttCCAACTTTCAAAAGGGctatcattattcattaatataatagtGTTAATTCAACCAATTAATGTCATGTTTTTTGTGAAGTTTATCATTTGAACTTTTTTATGGTCATAATTTTGAcgttttgaatattatgagttatcgatttattattttgttaaaagtgtgatttacattatttttaatagagaaatatgaaggattgttttaaacataatttttaaaagtgtCAACACTTGATATAATCTCTTTATcgttgtccaaataattgtgtttgtcttgattccatttcaaatatgtttaattttatgtctaaaatgaattgaggatcatatatttatttaattattattatataatatatttttttattattaaatattatatagttatattatttcttattttaattaatcaattaacgATTTAAAACTGTATGACGAAAAAATATTACATCGTGCATTGCACATGGGTTAacactagtatatataattaatacaacTAATATTTTGATTCTTGAATGTAAGCATGTAATAGTAGTTTTTATTATAGGGAGCTATATTATAATGGTGATGCCAAGTCTTCCACACAGACACTATCCATCAAGTAGCAACACTATACACATCCTTGTCATAAAAGAAGGCTCCCGACGGCCCTCCGCGAGGCAGCAGCGCCACCCTGACCACCTTCTGAGCAGCCTCCTCGGCGCTGATGGCGCCGAGATGGCCCGATAAATCTGTTTTTGCAAAGCCAGGGCAGAGGCTGTTGATGATGAAATCAGTGTGCTTCTTAGCCAACACTTTAGTGTACGCATTCAATGCTGCTTTAGAGACTTGATACGCCACACCATCACTCAGCCACTTGTTCTCCTCCAATCTCCCCTCTTTGAAATCAATGAGGAATTCTCGCACCACCTCATCAATGCTCTCTTCTGTCAGCCCCGCCTCGTTGCTCAACACAGCTTTTGCGCGCTCATTACGCAAGAGGTTAAGGTGGCCACCTATGGAGGAGACATTGACAATAGTTGGGGAAGCAGATAGTTGGAGGATAGGAATGAAGGCTTCTGTAACTCTCTTTACACCGTAGAAGTTTGTCTGCATGCACTCTTCTGCATCCTCGTATGTCTGGATCATAGTTCCACTTGCTTTCAGCTGCTGCGGCGACGTCTTAGCCTTTGAGTTAGCAAAGACTGCAGCAGCTTTTGCTTCTACCTCCTCTTGAAGTTGAACACTTGAAACATTATCCAGTCTTGCTCCTAGTATGCCTGCATTGTTCACCtgcaaaaaaatttctttcaaaatgaATATGATTAGATATCTTGATACAATGAATTGATACCAGAATGTCAAGCCTCCCATATTTTGTGGTGAGGAATTGGGCAGCAGCAGCGATGCTTGCAGAATCGACAACATCGAGTTGATGAAAAACCACATAATCAGAGAGGCCAG is a window from the Salvia hispanica cultivar TCC Black 2014 chromosome 1, UniMelb_Shisp_WGS_1.0, whole genome shotgun sequence genome containing:
- the LOC125222258 gene encoding (-)-isopiperitenone reductase-like; this translates as MVDAGVRYALVTGGNKGIGLEICKQLASKGITVILTSRDEKRGIEAVQSLKDSGLSDYVVFHQLDVVDSASIAAAAQFLTTKYGRLDILVNNAGILGARLDNVSSVQLQEEVEAKAAAVFANSKAKTSPQQLKASGTMIQTYEDAEECMQTNFYGVKRVTEAFIPILQLSASPTIVNVSSIGGHLNLLRNERAKAVLSNEAGLTEESIDEVVREFLIDFKEGRLEENKWLSDGVAYQVSKAALNAYTKVLAKKHTDFIINSLCPGFAKTDLSGHLGAISAEEAAQKVVRVALLPRGGPSGAFFYDKDVYSVAT